The following proteins are co-located in the Haliotis asinina isolate JCU_RB_2024 chromosome 13, JCU_Hal_asi_v2, whole genome shotgun sequence genome:
- the LOC137259358 gene encoding uncharacterized protein produces MIDPRDVGGHPMRPVYPRTQYNTQYTSTPRVNAGDIPQSSSTKAMSSLSEDECVGYPPDVFEDSYASRIGYGMYFYFTSSQNNRDADYIKPQPNLSPYKKPTPPITAGPIKSRSPLPLITSKAPDVTLKAGKTGKEDNGMEKSLSTEELTAEMANLEGLMKDLNAITQQEFEC; encoded by the exons ATGATTGACCCTCGAGATGTCGGAGGTCATCCAATGAGACCTGTATACCCTCGAACCCAGTACAACACACAATACACCTCAACGCCCCGTGTTAACGCAGGGGACATACCACAGTCAAGCTCAA CTAAAGCCATGTCATCATTGAGCGAAGACGAGTGTGTGGGCTATCCCCCTGACGTGTTTGAAGACTCCTACGCCAGTAGAATAGGCTATGGCATGTATTTCTACTTTACTTCTTCTCAAAACAACAGAGATGCCGATTACA TTAAGCCACAGCCTAATCTAAGTCCTTACAAGAAGCCCACTCCACCAATCACCGCTGGACCCATCAAATCTCGGTCTCCACTTCCACTCATCACTTCCAAAGCGCCAGATGTGACGCTCAAAGCTGGAAAAACTGGCAAAGAAGACAATGGCATggag AAATCTCTGAGTACCGAGGAGCTAACAGCAGAAATGGCCAACTTGGAGGGCCTGATGAAAGATCTGAACGCTATCACACAGCAAGAGTTTGAATGCTAG